One Coffea eugenioides isolate CCC68of chromosome 2, Ceug_1.0, whole genome shotgun sequence genomic window, tgtgaaagcaaaaaaaaaaagaaattacccataaatctataTCTTGCAAATGTATTATaagaaatttggtcattagtgacaaccaATTGTTATTCTGTTTTTGCTctctaatgatttttttaattattaggAACTCAAATTTTGTCATGTAAATTAATATTAGTGCAATAATTTGAAGTGAAATtaaccatttgaaacaaatcaTCTCTCcttattataaaataaaaaaaattctggagttttgggcaaaaataatgaaaagaaagataagtaaGTTGTAATTTAGTTCACAATTTTGAGAAAGTGATATCAATATTAATATGGGATCAACTGTTTGATGTCATAAAAAAATTACCTATTatgaatatttttacaaaaatatttaaaagttgcaagtaataatatattagtaaaatGTTAATTCAAAACTAAAAAACTTGGGTTGAAATTTTCGTACGAGTAGGGGGGGAAATGTAAGGAATTGAAATTTCATTCAAAGTCAATAGTTTGAGGAGAAGCGCGGAATTGACTTGAACACTTAGTGAAACCAACAACTCGCGGTCATGTTTAGTCATTCACCGAACAAAAGGCTACCAGCCATGAGCCAACAGCCAACAAGCAACACTTAGAACCAAAAAATTTGTACAACTGCTCCTCATCTCTGCCGAGAACCAAAAAACACACTGCTCATCTCTGCCGGAAACATCTCCTCGCCGAGAACCAAGAAACATCTCCTCGCCATCTGCTAATCGATCTTGGCTGGGAAATGATGAAATAGAAGACCACATTTAGCAGCAACTGTCTACAAAAAAAGGTATGCTGATTCTCTTTTGCCTCCCTAATTTTCCCCCAAATGGTTTGCCCCTAATTAATTTCCCCGTTTAGATTTAAATTCCATCCAGACTCGAGAATGATAAGTTTGATATTTTATCCAAAAACTTCGATAGAACTGAAATCTGAGTTAGGAAACGCTCGTCGTCAACTATAGCTGATCAATTAGCTTTAATTTGACACGTACATTTGGCAAAATTTTCTGCTTTTTGATCTAGAGACTGACAAAATAAAACCTTCCGCTGCTAAAAAAACTTAGTTGTTTGATTGGTTATTCATTGAAAACTTTACAAGATTTCGATCTGCTATATGTTTCTGTAGTATGATAAACAGATTATTTATGGGGTTTAAAATAGAAAGGTCAACTTTAGCTTCTCCAACTGCTATATATTTGCATCTCgccttgtgtgtgtgtgtgtgttcccCTTGTTTTGGCTAATTTCTTGGTATTCTGTGCATTTCACTTTGTCATTCTTCTCAGTCTATTCTTGTTTAGAGGCTTGTGAAGTACTTGTTAAATGTTGTCGAGTCGAAGGAGGCAGGGACCTAGAAATTTGTTGTTAGTGATACTGATCGGAGGTGGCATGGCATGCTTACAATAACGCTGATAAATTGCAAGGAAGCTTGTGGATCCCTTGATACAGTCTCAAGTTTAGGACTTTTTTCAAGTGAATTGAGAGATAAAACCAGTACAACTGACCAAATATACTTGGCCATTACTATCCAGATTTATTCTTCACCTTTCTTTGTTCTATTTTATTGGTCTTCTGTAGGAAGTAATGCAAAGCATTCTAAGATGTCGTATTTCAGTTTCACATTTTTCATGGAAGTTCATCTGGTAGGTTTTAGAAAGACCGAGTAGTAATGTTCCCATTCGTAATTTTGATTTGTTGGGTAATGCGGAATATTAGTAGCAGCAGACTGCGGTTTTGCACACGGACTTGGATGGCATGGGTGCATTGTGAATTACGTGATGTTCTAGCACAAGTTATTGGATACGGAAGGTGGATGCCATAGCATTGATTTTGCAATTTGACTTCTTAGGGGAATGAATGGTGGTGATTTCAAGTCGTGCAAGCCACTTACTCTTCATGTATAGATTGAAACTTCTTTTTCAGCTTCTCGACTCAGAATAGCTTCTTCTTTAATTTACTTGCACATAAAACGAAACGATGCCATGAATTTGCTGGCAAATTGGAAAGTTATTTGGAACTTGTATGTATGCCTTTCAGACCTTGTGCCCTGCCCTGTGTACGAGTTGGGCGCAAGGATAAAGGTTTCGCTTCCTAGTTATGATGCCTTTTCGTGCACCAGTCATCCCTCATGCTAACACAACGAAAGGGAAAACTTGTTTCCACCCCATTCTGCCCCCTAAACTCCCGCTTGGGTTATCCAGACTTCCCCTGCTACTGGTATCCGAAGTTACAGGTTGACTGACTTTTTGTATTTTCCCCAGCTCCTTACATATATCATCTTGCTTAACACTGGACatatttttgctaaaaaatacaGATGACTTCTCCAAAATGATAATTTGACCTGAGCCTTCCTCGTATCTCTTCAGCAAGTACATTAGCTCCTTAGCCTGACTGGGCTCAGCTTTACAAAATATTAGAGAATCATcagcaaaaaataaatgagagaTTGATGGTCCTCTTCTGCTGATCGTCATTCCAGTGATTTTCTTGCCATCTTCTGCTCTCTTAAGTAGATTTGACAGCCCTGCAGAGCACAAAAGGAATAGATAAGGTGACAAAAGAACATACATACAAACAATATACATACAAAAGAACATCAATTTAGGCACATTATCAGAAACTAGTcatatatctatatgtattttttttaaaacctgTAACTGTAGGGTTCTAGATAGCAGTGCAATCACCGCGCCAACACAAATATTTAATGTCCAAAACTGTAACTAAACAAGACAAATAAAACATTAAACCCAACTCAAAAATTGCAACATCTTACTACTAGTTTTGCAAGTAAAATGTTACCCTCCCAAAGACGCTAATAGTAGCAAAATTAGGCAGTAGTAGCCGCCTGGGCAGCAAtccttttcctttgttcctcTATAACTGACAACTTGATACCTTTGCCCTTTGGGGGAGACACCCAGGGCTTTGCACCTTTTCCAATGATGAAGACATTACCAAGACGAGTAGCAAACTCGTGACCTGTGGCATCTTGGACATGGATGGTCTCAAAGCTTCCCTTATGTTTCTCTCTATTCTTGATTACTCCAACCCAACCTCTGTTCCTTCCCCCAGTCACCATGACAACATTCCCAACATCAAACTTGATGAATTCAGTAATCTTGTTGTTCTCCAGGTCAAGTTTGATGGTGTCATTGGCCTTGATGAGTGGGTCTGGGTAACGAATGGCTAAACCATCATAGGTATTCAGGTATGGCTTGCCCTTCTGTCCAAACTGTACTGATCGAACCTTACACAGCTTAAACTTTGCCTCCTCATCCCTGAAACTTCTGGTTTGATTAGCTGGCCCTGGCTATGTTGTTAACTAAGCTGATATGGTGATCATTGTCTGTGTGGCCCGGGATACAGTAGTGCTTGCCAAGAAAATCTCACAAGACTCCAGAATTAATTCCTATCTGCCTTACATTGTGTTTTGCATTGCACACAGCCTCCTCACATGCTTACATTGTGACATGTTTGAATTTAGTAATAGCTGTgttgtattttgtttaatttttattattgttgtatGGGAAGATTAATTTCCTATATTTATTATATGTGTTGTTGTAATATCATGGTTGCATATTTTTTTGTGTTAGGATCAACGGTGCTTTTGAAAAAACATGGATAGGAGTTGGATGACAATTAAAGATTACTTGCATCCTAGATATTTGGCAGGAGTGAAAGAATTCGTTCAGTTCGCTTATTTAGGCAAGGATCCCACATATAAGCTCCCTTGTCCATGTAAAGGGTGCAACAACTTTGAGGATCAAACTATGGAGGTCATGAAAAGTCATTTGTGTGGGGGAATTGTTGAGAGCTATACTAGGTGGGTATATCATGGTGAAAGGTTTGAGGATTCTGATGAGGATGAAGATGATAACATAGTTTTAGATGAAGAAAACAGTGAGTCAGATGATATTCAAGAAATGTTAAATGACGTTGGTACTGCAAACTTTGGCGAGAATTGGAGAAATTCGGGGGAACATAATAGGGATATACCAAATAAGCAAGAGGGGGAAGCAAGTAAGTTTCTTAGATTATTATCTGAAGCTGAAAAAAGTCTCTACCCGGGTTGTGATAAGTACTCAAAACTTTCCTTTGTTGTCCATATccttcatttgaaaactatGAATCGGTGGACTTGCAAATCCATCGATATGCTGCTGAAATTCCTCATTCAAGTCTTCCCCATGGCATCAATTCCTAGCTCATACTATGATGCAAAAAATTTAATTCGTGAGCTAGGACTCAAGTGTGAAAAAATACATGCATGTGAAAATGATTGTGCACTTtattggaaagaaaatgaaagccTCGATCACTGCCCAAATGAAAAATGTAAAGCACCTCGTTATAAATCCCCGGGTTCTAAAATTCCTAGAAAAGTGCTTCGCTATTTCCCCTTAAAGTCAAGGTTGCAAAGACTATTCATAAACAAGGAGATAGCTCAAGATATGAGGTGGCATAAAGAGAGACGCGTTCCCAAGGAAAACACAATGACACACCCTGCTGACTCAATAGCTTGGAAGGAGTTTGATAACAGTCACCCATCTTTTGCCGAAGATTCTCGTAATGTTAGGTTGGGGCTTTCAACTGATGGTTTCAATCCCTATGGAAACATGAATAATGCATATAGTATATGGCTTGTAATCCTTGTTCCTTACAATCTACCACCTTGGAAATGCTTAAAGGACCCTTTTTTCCTGTTATCAATGATTATTCCAGGTCCTAAGTGCATAGGAAATGATATGGATATATTTTTTAGGCCTCTAATTGATGAGTTGAAAGAGTTTTTTGACACTGGCTTTGAGACTTATGATGCAGCCGTGGGGGAAAAATTTATGTTACGGGCTGCTCTATTGTGGACTATAAGTGATTTTCCAGCATATGCCTATTTGTCAGGGTGGAGTACGAAAGGTTATAAGGCCTGTCCTATTTGTTTAGATGATACAACCAGTGTATATCTGAGAAATGGATTAAAATGTTGCTATATGGGGCACCGGCGATTTTTGCCAGCGGACCATAAATGGCGCAGAGAAAGAAAGTCATTTAATGGCAAGAGTGATCTTAGACAGCCTGTTAGAACTTTATCCGGTGAAGAAATCTTTGAACAACTTCAAGAGTTTGATCAAATGGTGTTTGGTAAGGCACCTGAATTGcttaaagagaagaaaagaaaacgcatgcaaaatcagtcaaattggTTGAAGAAAAGCATTTTTTTTGAGCTGCCATATTGGAGTACTAACAAAATTAGACACAACTTGGACATTATGCATATCGTGAAGAATGTGTGTGAAATTTTGTTGGCTACAGTGATGGGTACGGGACACAAAAATAGGGACACTTGGCAAGCTAGAGAGGATTTGAAGGAAATGAGATTGAGGGAAGAATTGCATCTTCAAACTCAAGGGGATTCAAAGGTGATGCCCGCTGCATGCTACACTCTTTCACGCAGCGAAAAACAAAAACTATGCCAGTTTTTGAGCTCACTCAAGTTCCCCGATGGATTTGCCTCAAACATATCTCATTGTGTTAAGCCAAAAGAGTGCCAAATTTCAGGGATGAAGAGTCATGATTATCATGTATTCTTGCAACGTCTACTTCCATTAGCAATTAGAGGCATGCTGCCAAAGGATGTTTCCCAAACTTTGGTAGAACTAAGCaatttttttaggaaaatttgttcCAGGACTCTTTATGTAGATGAGTTAGATGCACAGGAGAAAAACATTGTTGTAATACTCTGCAAActtgaaaaaattttccctccAAATTTCTTCGATGTAATGGTCCATTTAATGGTCCATTTACCTGCTGAAGCAAAACTTGCTGGCCCAGCACAATACCGGTGGATGTTCCCATTTGAGAGGTAGTGTAAAGGCTATTTTAAGACTGAATCTTCTTTTGCTTCCTAGGGTCGTACTGCTGTGACATCTTATGGCTGCATTTTTGTGACACAGAAAAATGGGTCAATACAAAGGTTATGTGCACAACAGAGCTCGACCGGAAGGATGCATTGTTGAGCGTTACTTGGATGATGAATGTCTAACATTCATTTCCAGGTACTTGCACAATGTTCCTACAATATTTAATGAACCAGAAAGAAACACCGAACGCTTTGAGGCTGCTGGAAAGTTGTCTATTTTTTCTGGAATGGCTCGGCCTTTTGGGGCAGCAACATTTTGTTGCTTAAGTGAATCAGAGTTGATGAAAATACATTTATTCATCTTGAAAAATTGTGAAGAAATTGATGATTACATAAGGTAATAAATTTATTACCTTATGTATATGAGAAGTGTTATATGTTTAGTCAATTATAGCACTAACCGTAGCACATAGATAACTAATAATACTATTGTATAGGATGCACAAAGAATTGCTTCAGCAGCAAAATGTGTCGAATGTAGAGCAGATGCACGATTTAGAGTTtccaaagtggtttgaagaTCGTGTAAGTATGGAACAAACTACTAGAAAACTTGTGGTATTTATATAGTTGTTAATTTGTTCAGTCATTCTAATTTCTTATTTGGGTCATATAGGTCACTTACATGCATACACAAGGCAGATGCTGTGATGAATTGTTGTCTTTGGCCAAAGGACTGGATTTTAGAGTGATCAAATATCCTGGTTGTAATGTCAATGGGTTTAGATTTCATACCAAAACACGTGAGGTAGACAGAAAAACCCAGAATAGTGGCATTATGGTGAAGGGTGAGCATGCTGATGTAGAAATAAACTTCTATGGTGCTATTACAGATATCTTAGAGGTTGAATACTCCTTCAGTCAAAGCCGAGTAGTTCTGTTCAAGTGTGATTGGTGGGACTTGAAAAATAGCTCATGTCTTAAAATAGACAAACAGAGTAATCTAAGCAGCgtcaatttgtcaaaaaaatggTATATAGACCAGCCATTTGTATTCGCTTCCCAAGCCGAACAGGTCTTTTACGTAAAGGATATGAGGCTTGGAGGTGATTGGCATGTTGTCGAGTCAGTCTGTCCACGTTCATCATATGCTGTTCTTGAAAAGGATGAGGATAAATCATGTGAAGAAGAACAAGTTTACCAAGAAGATTATCTTGAAGACCTAATTGGGGTTCAAGAGAATGTCgatttgtctaacttgaaaagAGGTGATATGCTAGCTGATGAAGCTGTAGAAACTAGCATCCTAAATTCTGATTCTTCAGCTAAACATGCCAGGAAAATGGATGATTTTTTTGTTGATGATGATGAGATTCAGCAATTGAGCTCGAGTGaagatgaaagtgaaaaatttgTAGAAAGTGATGACTATGAGTCTGACTAAACGATGTTGTAAATAACATTTTCAGTTTCTATTTATAGTTACAATGTAACTTTTGGTTCAAATCAAGTGTATTTCTTGTCTTgaattatttttagtcactctTATCTTCTAATTTGCAATATCTATTGTAAAATACAAGGCATATTAATTAAGTTCCTCCTTCGGGTGAGCATGCTGGTAATTGTACCTTGTCCTGGCATTTTAGACATATTTAGTCTAAATGCATGGCTGATTGATATCTTTTTATCATGTAGTTACATGGCTGGGCcagggaagaaaggaaaatgtccTATGCGACCAACTCGAGGTGCTGAAATACCTAATGCAGCAGAAGCTAGAGAAAAAATAGGTGAACAGGTGATGAAAATTGACTTTGCTATGTACTTGTACCTTCACTTCTTTATACCATTGGTTTTAAACAATTAAGCATCTAAACCTGCTGTGTATTTCTTACCTGCTGAATAGCAAGTTGGTGGCCCAAAAGATAGTCTGGCTAGCAATGCCAATAATGGTGTACAACTCAGCCTATCTAGAAAGTCAGTTCAAATTCGCCTATTTGATGAGACTGAGGTTAGTTCTTACTTTTGGTAGTTggcaatatttgaaaaatacaTTTCTAATGTGTAGTTGGCTGGATTTTAGGATCCTACTACCTCAAATGGTCGCAAAACTGCTACAGGATCATCAAGACATGAGTTGACAACTCCTACATCTATTGAGCAGCAAAATACTACTCCTACTTCAGTACAAGTCGGATCTAACCAGTCCATTGCTTGTGGAAGTGACCGGATTAATGAGAGCGATGATGTTCAACAGAATGATACCGGTATATGAGATTTACTTGTAATTTATATTACACAGCTAATTTCATTTCAGATTTTTTCACTCACATTCATAACTGTGTACTATGTTTTGGGTAGGTGGTATCAATGTAACTAGGAAAAGAGGATATACTCGCAATATTGCACTGTCCAAGGAAAAGAAGGCCGGCAAAAAGGTAAAAGTCCAGGTCTCTGAAGTTAGTGGAAGAGTAATTGGAGAAGGGGCACAACAGTACATCTCAGAGACAAGTTGTGTCATTCGTAAAGATGGCAAATGGAAAGCAGAAAAATGGTCCAAACTGGCCAGCTCTGATAGAGAAGGAATGCTAAAACTTGTTAATGTAAGTGAAATTGTTTTGAAGGcttgtttttcttcttcacttGGTAACAACTAGTTCTGCAACAGGacatttatgcactttttctgaCATTTACAATAAATTTTTTACTCATATTTCAGAATAGTTTTGCTTATGATGAAGGAGAACATGTTAAGCCAGCACTTCTTAAGCAGTTAAATACACAGTACAGAAGTCGACGATACAATTTtcacaagattttcaagaaatttagtACAAAAAGAGGAAGCACTTGCAAATCGTCCACAATATGTTGAAGAATCTGATTGGATTTACCTTTGTGACTATTTCTGTAGTCTAAATTTTATGGTATAGACGCCGACTTTTGATCATTTACTATTGTTCTTTCTCATGTTTTTTGTGTGTTAAATTTTGATCACGGCTGAACTTGATAAGTGCAGAAGATAAGTGAGAGGAACAAGATCAATAGATCAAAGCAAAAAACTGCTCATACAGCTGGAACAAAATCCTTTCTTCGTCATAAAGCTGACCGGGTATTTGATTATCTTGAAGACATGTCTTTTGGATTGTTTAGGCAGGTTATTTAACTTCTTATTGTAACAGGAAGCACAAGAAGGGAGGGAAGTTGGACCAATAGAACTTTATGACATCACCCATTACAGCaagaagaagaatgcaatgGTTGACGAAACATCTGCTATGAACttagtaagaaaaatggaattggtaCATGGTATATTGTTGTACAACTCTTATGAAAGTCTAACTTCAGAATTTACCTTTGTGACAGAGCATGATGAAGGAGAAAAAGTTGGAATCTGAATCCAGTGGTGCAAATAGGACTGAAGAAGACATTTCCATTGAAGTAACTGGACGTGTAACCGGATACGTACATGGCCGTGGTCCCTCCAAAGCTGGAATAATTGCCCAAAAGCTTGCAGAGATAGATGATTTCAAGAAAAGAGCAGAACAAGCGGAGAAGCGCTCAGCTGAGTTGGAAATAACAGTCCAATCTCAACAACAACTTATGGAGAAGCTTGTGAACCAGCAAAGTGAAATGCAGAACCAACAAAGTGAAATGCAAGATCTCCTTAAATCTTTGAAAGCACAGCTGCAAGCCAACAAGTAAGACGATGAAGGCACATCTGAACGAACTGATTGGTAAGCAATTTTCAACTATATATACTTGTCGAAATAGATATAATGGCTGCTATGGTTTAAAGTTAACATACGTTATTGCAATTTAGTTATTGGTAGGTGACAATATTAACTTGTAATATCAAGACTGAGGAGGGACATTTAAGAATTACTTCTGTCAACACAAGGTTCTAATCAGATGGTGTTTTGATCTTGGGAGTACATTTGTGGCTTTATCATAGCTTTGTTATCATGAAACAATAACATTACACAAAAAAAAGCTTCAATAGTGTTTCTGTTTCATGATATTAATTTGAGGAGCACAGAAGGGCTAAAGAATAGAAAAGATTATTATTGTCATTTGGCCAATGAGTtagctaaaaacttaaaatattGTCATGTTTAAGACGTTTTATGGTCAAGATACAGAAACGCTTGCATCTTGCAGGTTTCAAAGGTTCATGGCAATTCTGGACCTGTCTCTCCCTTTCATTCTTGTAGGTGCCACTTATTATTCTCAGTGTTTTGAACACAAACTAGTGTAGTGTCTATGTCACTACTGGTCGTTGTGGACAGAGTAGGAAGATTTGATATCTGCTTACTAATTTAGGTTAGGAATGAACAGCAAAAACAAaatactgatttagctttttgaaTACTTGCTAAACATTAATTTCATGCAATTTCCAGTTAAGCCTAATGATTTGCTATGTGGTGTCCTGATTctagtttttctgttttgcaaTTGCTGCATTCATTACGGTGCCCTCATACCATAATCTTGTTTTGCCTAAGTTTTGGTTGATCGAATTCTTGAAAACTCTCAAAATAgatgtgtaaaaaaaaatttatgtttcTTCTCAaagaaattttgatttgattctTGGATTTTTTGGAACCGACGAtaccaaattcatacaattaTCTTGGGTTAGTTGCTTATGGCTAATTTTACTAgccattgaattttttttttattgtttttccgGATGCCAGCAAGTTGGATTTGATTACCAGTAAGCAAGCCAGTAAATAGTAACATATCTGTTTAGTCTAATAAAGCAATTAGAATGGTTCAGCAAAACATACGTAACAGATGAGACTAATTAAATCTCAATCTAGAGTAAATCTACCAATAGGATTCTACTGAAGTTCTGCTTAGGTCCcaccccccaaaaaaagaaaaagaaaaagaaaaaataattttctgttTGCCGAGACCAAAAATGTGGTGTCATGTACTTTACTTacaaagggagagagagagacagagagaagCTAGACCTGAAAGGACAATACATGTTTTTATagtatttacaaaacaaaatatTTACGAGTGTCTTGTCGTCTGCGGTTAGCAAATTTTCACATCACAACACACTTGTCTTTGGATGACTTTGTCTCCTGCAATTGCTGCATTCATTACGGT contains:
- the LOC113759993 gene encoding 40S ribosomal protein S4-like; translated protein: MSQWPANQTRSFRDEEAKFKLCKVRSVQFGQKGKPYLNTYDGLAIRYPDPLIKANDTIKLDLENNKITEFIKFDVGNVVMVTGGRNRGWVGVIKNREKHKGSFETIHVQDATGHEFATRLGNVFIIGKGAKPWVSPPKGKGIKLSVIEEQRKRIAAQAATTA